Proteins from one Nitrobacteraceae bacterium AZCC 2146 genomic window:
- a CDS encoding cation diffusion facilitator CzcD-associated flavoprotein CzcO (product_source=COG2072; cath_funfam=3.50.50.60; cog=COG2072; ko=KO:K22879; pfam=PF13738; superfamily=51905), with protein MSDLITLEAQVRDDLAKTAHPNAAWLDAKSGPDDQLTLDVLVVGAGQSGIAIGFGLMRSQVTNILVLDKAENGLEGPWLTYARMPTLRSPKHFTGPDLDIPSLTYQSWHEATFGKEHWQKLDRIPRRHWVDYLLWFRRIVGVPVRNGCELLEIAPAADGLLAATVQSAGGVETLYARKIVLATGQEGMGNWTIPEPLSHLPLFLCTNAADNIDFEALRGKQVAVIGAGASAFDNAATALEAGAAEVHLLCRRAEVQLIQPYLWLTFRGFLRHFSDLDDAWRWRFMRSVLEMREGFPQATYDRCARHANFHLQEGAPVEAAQKVGNKVELRTPSGAFTADFVICGTGIDMDFAGRRELKKCAGNIATWTDNYQPPDDERSARLGRFPYLADDYALTERVPGETPWISNIHLFAIASTMSFGPSGSSINAMTTAVPKLVHGLTRGLFCADIERQWASFKAYDVPQATVARQPEAAEKDQ; from the coding sequence TCAGGCCCGGATGACCAACTGACGCTGGACGTGCTCGTCGTCGGTGCCGGCCAGTCCGGCATCGCCATCGGCTTCGGCCTGATGCGCTCGCAGGTCACCAACATCCTGGTGTTGGACAAGGCCGAGAATGGGCTGGAAGGCCCGTGGCTCACTTACGCCCGCATGCCCACCTTGCGCAGCCCAAAGCATTTCACCGGCCCCGATCTCGATATCCCCAGCCTCACCTATCAGTCCTGGCACGAAGCGACGTTCGGCAAAGAGCATTGGCAGAAGCTCGACAGGATTCCGCGACGCCATTGGGTCGACTATCTGCTGTGGTTCAGGCGCATCGTCGGCGTGCCGGTGCGCAACGGCTGCGAGCTGCTGGAGATTGCACCCGCGGCAGATGGGCTGCTCGCAGCCACGGTACAGAGTGCCGGCGGCGTTGAAACCCTTTATGCGCGCAAGATCGTGCTGGCGACAGGCCAGGAAGGCATGGGCAACTGGACGATTCCGGAGCCGCTGAGCCATCTGCCGTTGTTCCTTTGCACGAACGCAGCGGACAACATCGATTTCGAAGCGCTGCGCGGCAAGCAGGTGGCGGTGATCGGCGCCGGCGCTTCCGCGTTTGACAACGCGGCGACGGCGCTGGAAGCCGGCGCAGCCGAGGTGCACCTGCTCTGCCGGCGGGCGGAAGTTCAGCTGATCCAGCCCTACCTGTGGCTGACGTTTCGCGGCTTTCTGCGCCATTTCAGCGATCTCGACGATGCCTGGCGCTGGCGCTTCATGCGTTCCGTCCTCGAAATGCGCGAGGGATTTCCGCAGGCAACCTATGATCGCTGCGCGCGTCACGCCAATTTTCATCTACAAGAGGGCGCGCCGGTTGAAGCTGCCCAGAAGGTGGGCAACAAGGTCGAATTGCGAACCCCATCAGGCGCCTTTACCGCAGATTTCGTAATCTGCGGGACAGGCATCGACATGGACTTTGCCGGCCGACGTGAATTGAAGAAGTGCGCTGGCAACATTGCAACCTGGACCGACAATTATCAGCCGCCAGACGACGAGCGCAGCGCGCGTCTTGGCCGGTTTCCCTATCTTGCCGATGATTACGCGTTGACCGAACGTGTTCCGGGCGAGACGCCATGGATTTCCAACATCCACCTCTTCGCCATCGCCTCGACCATGAGCTTCGGCCCGTCGGGCTCGTCGATCAACGCGATGACCACCGCAGTTCCGAAACTGGTGCATGGCCTGACGCGCGGGTTGTTTTGCGCGGACATTGAACGACAATGGGCTTCGTTCAAGGCCTATGACGTGCCGCAGGCGACCGTCGCAAGGCAACCGGAAGCTGCAGAAAAAGACCAATGA
- a CDS encoding peptide/nickel transport system substrate-binding protein (product_source=KO:K02035; cath_funfam=3.10.105.10,3.90.76.10; cleavage_site_network=SignalP-noTM; cog=COG0747; ko=KO:K02035; pfam=PF00496; superfamily=53850), producing the protein MRLMHSKQMLGAAAVLALLVAAGPVRAQTRAETLRYVTGASVNTLDPNIPGSTREAFAVSLSTYDRLVSFGRKQLNGKWVFDLDSIRGELAESYDVSPDGLKITFHLRKDAKFQDGTPVTADDVKWSLDRAVTAKILGKAQLLTGSLTDASQFKVIDPAVFEVTLPKPDKLALPNLATVYPIIINSKLAKAHVTEEDPWAQAWLKENTAGSGAYIIETFKPGEQVILKRNDVWNRGLGGKQAFFKRLIVQSVPEAATRANLVEKGDVDIVIDLQASDAQSLEAKGKLQVISTPQYNAITFVSMNNQMPPFDKADVRRAIAYALPYDDMFKAALFGRGAPLTGATWADGKPPSGAFPIPQPVKLDLDKAKAYLKAAGYPDGFSTTFSFNVGQAATAEPMAALLKESLAKIGIKVDIQKLPDAQMSTQITEKKLPFFTEGVVAWLPSTDYFYRNFYTGDQRWNYSSINNPELTAIAQEARFEADKVKYEADGKLLNAIHFDQMPQIPLWQPSQDAVMASSIEGYTYQFHRQVDYRDLSRK; encoded by the coding sequence ATGAGACTCATGCATTCGAAGCAGATGCTCGGCGCAGCAGCTGTGCTGGCACTTTTGGTTGCCGCCGGGCCGGTGCGGGCGCAGACGCGCGCGGAAACGCTCCGTTATGTCACAGGTGCTTCGGTCAATACGCTCGACCCCAACATTCCCGGCTCGACCCGCGAGGCCTTCGCCGTCAGCCTCAGTACCTATGACCGGCTCGTCTCCTTCGGGCGCAAGCAGCTCAACGGTAAATGGGTGTTCGATCTCGACAGTATCCGCGGCGAACTGGCCGAATCCTACGACGTCAGCCCGGATGGGTTGAAGATCACCTTCCATCTGCGCAAGGACGCCAAGTTTCAGGACGGCACGCCGGTCACCGCCGATGACGTGAAATGGTCGCTCGACCGCGCCGTCACCGCCAAAATCCTCGGCAAGGCACAGTTGCTGACCGGCTCGCTGACCGACGCCAGCCAGTTCAAGGTGATCGATCCCGCGGTCTTCGAGGTGACGCTGCCCAAGCCCGACAAGCTGGCCTTGCCGAATCTTGCGACCGTCTATCCCATCATCATCAATTCGAAACTCGCCAAGGCGCATGTGACCGAGGAAGATCCGTGGGCGCAGGCCTGGCTCAAGGAAAACACCGCCGGCAGCGGCGCCTATATCATTGAGACCTTCAAGCCCGGCGAGCAGGTCATCCTGAAGCGCAACGACGTCTGGAATCGCGGTCTTGGCGGCAAGCAGGCGTTCTTCAAGCGGCTCATCGTGCAGTCGGTACCGGAGGCGGCGACGCGCGCCAATCTGGTCGAGAAGGGCGATGTCGATATCGTCATCGACCTTCAGGCCAGCGACGCGCAATCGCTGGAGGCCAAAGGCAAATTGCAGGTGATCTCGACACCGCAATACAACGCCATCACCTTCGTCTCGATGAACAACCAGATGCCGCCTTTCGACAAGGCCGACGTGCGCCGCGCCATCGCCTATGCATTGCCCTATGACGACATGTTCAAGGCGGCGCTGTTCGGACGCGGCGCGCCGCTGACCGGCGCAACCTGGGCCGACGGCAAGCCGCCGAGCGGCGCATTCCCGATCCCGCAGCCGGTCAAGCTCGATCTCGACAAGGCCAAAGCCTATCTGAAAGCCGCCGGTTATCCGGACGGATTCTCCACCACGTTCAGCTTCAATGTCGGCCAGGCAGCGACCGCCGAACCGATGGCCGCGCTGCTGAAAGAATCGCTCGCCAAGATCGGCATCAAGGTCGATATCCAGAAGCTGCCCGACGCGCAGATGTCGACGCAGATCACCGAAAAGAAGCTGCCCTTCTTCACCGAGGGCGTCGTCGCCTGGCTGCCTTCGACGGATTATTTCTACCGCAACTTCTATACCGGCGATCAGCGCTGGAATTACAGCTCGATCAACAACCCCGAACTGACCGCCATCGCGCAGGAGGCCCGCTTCGAGGCCGACAAGGTCAAATACGAAGCCGACGGCAAACTGCTCAACGCGATCCACTTCGATCAGATGCCGCAGATCCCGCTGTGGCAACCGAGTCAGGATGCCGTGATGGCTTCCTCGATCGAGGGTTATACCTACCAGTTCCACCGCCAGGTCGACTACCGCGACCTCAGCCGGAAGTGA
- a CDS encoding peptide/nickel transport system permease protein (product_source=KO:K02033; cath_funfam=1.10.3720.10; cog=COG0601; ko=KO:K02033; pfam=PF00528,PF19300; superfamily=161098; transmembrane_helix_parts=Inside_1_31,TMhelix_32_54,Outside_55_123,TMhelix_124_146,Inside_147_157,TMhelix_158_180,Outside_181_219,TMhelix_220_242,Inside_243_280,TMhelix_281_303,Outside_304_330,TMhelix_331_353,Inside_354_360) — MQGSPGWRTTVQGGQPVLMKLATTAKRAGRRFASSLPALFGVLIFTFLLMRVLPGDPAVFFASGPNAGKEEIETIRKQMGLDKPVPQQLALYLYDVGRGNLGRSLMTGQNVTKDLRERLPASLELTFSALLIALVSAIPLGILAALRPGSAIDHGVRLFCALGVCIPTFVSGLLLIYVFYYLFGVAPDPTGRVDIFISQPPSRTGFLLIDFLLAGDLDGWWAAFKQLILPACTMALFVIAPLARITRASMLASLGSDFVRTARSVGLSWWRIVVTYALRNAILPVITIAGIVFSTMLGANVLVEKVFSWPGVASYALDALLSSDYAPVQGFVLLMAFVFVIVNLVVDVLYGIADPRISIG, encoded by the coding sequence ATGCAAGGGTCTCCCGGATGGCGCACGACAGTTCAGGGCGGACAACCTGTGTTGATGAAACTGGCTACGACTGCGAAACGCGCGGGGCGGCGCTTTGCCTCGTCCTTGCCCGCGCTGTTCGGCGTGCTGATCTTCACCTTCCTGTTGATGCGCGTACTTCCCGGCGATCCCGCAGTGTTCTTTGCCTCCGGCCCCAATGCCGGCAAGGAAGAGATCGAGACGATCCGCAAGCAGATGGGATTGGACAAGCCGGTCCCGCAGCAGCTCGCGCTCTACCTCTATGATGTCGGCCGCGGCAATCTCGGCCGCTCGCTGATGACCGGGCAGAACGTGACGAAAGATCTACGCGAACGGTTGCCGGCCTCGCTCGAACTGACCTTCTCGGCGCTGCTGATTGCGTTGGTCTCCGCCATCCCGCTCGGCATTCTCGCTGCGCTCAGGCCGGGTTCGGCCATCGATCACGGCGTGCGGCTGTTCTGCGCGCTCGGCGTTTGCATTCCGACCTTCGTCTCCGGGCTGCTGCTGATCTATGTGTTCTACTACCTGTTCGGCGTCGCACCCGATCCAACCGGGCGCGTCGATATCTTCATCAGCCAGCCGCCTTCCAGAACCGGCTTCCTGCTGATCGACTTCCTGCTGGCCGGCGACCTCGACGGCTGGTGGGCCGCGTTCAAACAATTGATTCTGCCCGCCTGCACCATGGCGCTGTTCGTCATCGCGCCGCTGGCGCGCATCACGCGCGCTTCGATGCTGGCTTCGCTGGGCAGCGATTTCGTCCGCACTGCCCGTTCAGTCGGCCTGTCGTGGTGGCGGATCGTCGTCACCTATGCGCTGCGCAACGCCATCCTGCCGGTCATCACCATCGCCGGCATCGTGTTCTCGACCATGCTGGGCGCTAATGTACTGGTCGAGAAAGTCTTTTCCTGGCCCGGCGTCGCCTCCTACGCGCTTGACGCGCTGCTCTCGTCCGACTATGCGCCGGTGCAGGGTTTCGTGCTGCTGATGGCCTTCGTCTTCGTCATCGTCAACCTGGTCGTCGATGTGCTCTATGGCATCGCCGACCCACGGATTTCCATCGGATGA
- a CDS encoding peptide/nickel transport system permease protein (product_source=KO:K02034; cath_funfam=1.10.3720.10; cog=COG1173; ko=KO:K02034; pfam=PF00528; superfamily=161098; transmembrane_helix_parts=Inside_1_19,TMhelix_20_42,Outside_43_82,TMhelix_83_105,Inside_106_117,TMhelix_118_140,Outside_141_143,TMhelix_144_161,Inside_162_205,TMhelix_206_228,Outside_229_247,TMhelix_248_269,Inside_270_282): MSSATFQHAAFILRGNPITGIAATGAALLTALAIFGPWIVPYDPIASDVAHALMPPSAAHWAGTDQLGRDVFSRIIVAAQLDLAIALSAVGISFVLGAVIGALCGYSGGRLDRAVGRFVDVLMAFPLFVLAMAMVAALGNRVENIVIATAIINLPFYIRFARAEVNVRRNLGWVEAARASGESHVSVVLRFLLPNVLPAMVVQMSLNLGWAIINAAGLSFIGLGVKAPTPEWGIMVAEGARFISTGKWWLVAFPGLALMLAVLCFNLLGDGLRDILDPRQRT; encoded by the coding sequence ATGAGCAGCGCCACCTTCCAGCATGCCGCCTTCATCCTGCGCGGCAATCCCATCACCGGCATCGCCGCCACCGGCGCGGCGCTATTGACCGCGCTGGCGATTTTCGGCCCCTGGATCGTGCCGTACGATCCGATCGCATCCGATGTGGCGCATGCCTTGATGCCGCCCAGCGCCGCGCATTGGGCCGGCACCGACCAGCTCGGCCGTGACGTGTTCAGCCGCATCATCGTCGCAGCGCAACTCGACCTCGCGATTGCGCTCTCGGCCGTCGGCATCTCCTTCGTGCTCGGCGCGGTGATCGGCGCGCTGTGCGGCTATTCCGGCGGCCGACTCGACCGCGCGGTCGGGCGCTTCGTCGATGTCCTGATGGCTTTCCCGCTGTTCGTGCTGGCGATGGCGATGGTGGCCGCGCTCGGCAACCGGGTCGAAAACATCGTCATCGCCACCGCCATCATCAACCTGCCCTTCTACATCCGTTTCGCGCGAGCGGAGGTGAATGTCCGCCGCAACCTCGGCTGGGTCGAGGCCGCGCGCGCCAGTGGCGAAAGCCATGTCTCCGTGGTGCTGCGCTTCCTGCTGCCCAACGTGCTGCCAGCGATGGTGGTGCAGATGTCACTCAATCTCGGCTGGGCGATCATCAATGCGGCCGGGCTCTCCTTCATCGGACTCGGCGTCAAGGCGCCAACGCCGGAGTGGGGCATCATGGTCGCGGAAGGCGCGCGCTTCATCTCCACCGGCAAATGGTGGCTGGTGGCGTTTCCGGGTCTGGCACTGATGCTCGCAGTGTTGTGCTTCAACCTGCTCGGCGACGGGCTGCGCGATATCCTCGATCCCAGACAGCGCACATGA
- a CDS encoding peptide/nickel transport system ATP-binding protein (product_source=KO:K02032; cath_funfam=3.40.50.300; cog=COG1123; ko=KO:K02032; pfam=PF00005,PF08352; smart=SM00382; superfamily=52540): MTKPLLQIDNLHVTFSTRRGPVEAVRGVSLSLAAGETLGIVGESGSGKSVTGFAVTRLLDPAGKITAGRILFKDREITKMSNAGLHEMHGAAMAMIFQNPRGALNPIRAIGQQIADAILAHRKISAEEARLQALDLLRAVQIRDPEKRMSAYPHELSGGMCQRVMIAMAISSNPSLLIADEPTTGLDVTTQKVVMDLLASIAAERGMATVLITHDLGLAARYCRRVVVMEQGKLVEQAEALTLFRAPNHPYTKRLVAASPTATSRVEDLVTGEESLLLAVPAAPLPTPAHGTPPLLDVQNLVKRFDDGTIALKSFSMVMAAGESVGLVGESGSGKSTTSRMICRLLDQSEGTINFNGESIGHLPARDFHRAPQRRDIQIVFQDPNDSLNPRFTAFDCIAHPLMRLAGMRSGDALRQRVRECASRVGLPSDLLERFPHQLSGGQKARIGIARAIACRPRLLVLDEPTAALDVSVQAVVLQLLDRLRREDGLAFLFVSHDLNVVRMMCQRTIVLRNGAIVEEGESHALFDNPQTAYTRELVEAVPNIELTPVAAAG, from the coding sequence ATGACCAAGCCGCTGCTGCAGATCGACAACCTTCACGTCACGTTCTCAACCCGGCGCGGCCCAGTCGAGGCGGTGCGCGGGGTTTCGCTGTCGCTGGCGGCAGGCGAGACGCTCGGCATCGTCGGCGAGAGCGGCTCGGGCAAATCGGTCACCGGTTTTGCGGTGACGCGGCTGCTCGATCCGGCTGGAAAGATCACCGCCGGCCGCATCCTGTTCAAGGACCGCGAGATCACCAAGATGTCGAACGCCGGTTTGCATGAGATGCACGGCGCGGCGATGGCGATGATCTTCCAGAACCCGCGCGGCGCGCTCAATCCGATTCGCGCCATCGGCCAGCAGATTGCCGACGCCATCCTGGCGCATCGGAAAATCTCCGCCGAGGAAGCCCGGCTGCAAGCGCTCGACCTGCTGCGTGCCGTGCAGATCCGCGATCCGGAAAAGCGCATGAGCGCCTATCCGCACGAACTTTCGGGCGGGATGTGCCAGCGCGTGATGATCGCGATGGCGATTTCCAGCAACCCCTCGCTGCTGATCGCGGACGAGCCGACGACGGGACTCGACGTCACCACCCAGAAGGTGGTGATGGACCTGCTGGCATCCATCGCCGCCGAGCGCGGCATGGCGACGGTCCTGATCACCCACGACCTTGGCCTCGCGGCACGCTATTGCCGGCGCGTGGTGGTGATGGAGCAAGGCAAACTGGTGGAACAGGCTGAGGCCCTGACGCTGTTTCGCGCGCCGAACCATCCTTACACCAAGCGGCTGGTCGCGGCGTCGCCGACCGCCACGTCACGGGTCGAAGACCTGGTGACGGGAGAAGAAAGTCTGCTGCTGGCTGTGCCCGCGGCACCACTGCCGACGCCTGCGCACGGTACGCCGCCGTTGCTGGACGTGCAGAACCTCGTCAAGCGCTTCGATGATGGGACCATTGCGCTCAAGAGTTTCTCGATGGTGATGGCGGCCGGCGAAAGCGTCGGGCTGGTCGGCGAATCCGGCTCCGGCAAGAGCACGACTTCGCGGATGATCTGCCGGCTGCTCGACCAGAGCGAAGGCACCATCAATTTCAACGGCGAATCGATCGGCCATCTGCCAGCGCGGGATTTCCACCGTGCGCCGCAACGCCGCGACATCCAGATCGTGTTCCAGGATCCGAATGACAGCCTCAATCCGCGCTTCACGGCCTTCGACTGCATCGCGCATCCGCTGATGCGCCTCGCAGGGATGCGCAGCGGCGACGCGCTTCGCCAGCGCGTGCGCGAATGCGCCAGCCGCGTCGGCTTGCCGTCCGATCTGCTGGAGCGCTTTCCGCATCAATTGTCCGGTGGTCAGAAGGCCCGCATCGGCATCGCCCGCGCCATCGCCTGCCGGCCACGCCTGCTGGTGCTCGACGAGCCGACCGCAGCACTCGACGTTTCGGTTCAGGCGGTGGTGCTGCAACTGCTCGATCGCCTCAGGCGCGAGGATGGCCTCGCCTTCCTGTTCGTCAGCCACGACCTCAACGTGGTGCGCATGATGTGCCAGCGCACCATCGTGCTGCGCAACGGCGCCATCGTCGAAGAAGGCGAAAGCCACGCACTGTTCGACAACCCGCAGACCGCCTACACCCGCGAACTGGTCGAAGCGGTGCCGAATATCGAATTGACGCCGGTCGCAGCTGCGGGCTGA
- a CDS encoding cbb3-type cytochrome oxidase maturation protein (product_source=TIGR00847; cog=COG3197; pfam=PF03597; tigrfam=TIGR00847; transmembrane_helix_parts=Outside_1_3,TMhelix_4_26,Inside_27_52): MMDYFYLIPIAIGIGLTALVAFMWSLKSGQYDDLDGAAERILHEDDRPLPPR, from the coding sequence ATGATGGATTACTTCTATCTGATCCCGATTGCCATTGGCATTGGCCTCACCGCGTTGGTGGCTTTCATGTGGTCGCTGAAATCAGGCCAGTACGACGACCTCGACGGCGCCGCCGAACGCATCCTGCACGAAGACGATAGGCCACTGCCGCCGCGCTAG
- a CDS encoding Cu2+-exporting ATPase (product_source=KO:K01533; cath_funfam=2.70.150.10,3.30.70.100,3.40.50.1000; cog=COG2217; ko=KO:K01533; pfam=PF00122,PF00403,PF00702; superfamily=55008,56784,81653; tigrfam=TIGR01511; transmembrane_helix_parts=Inside_1_117,TMhelix_118_140,Outside_141_149,TMhelix_150_172,Inside_173_184,TMhelix_185_202,Outside_203_211,TMhelix_212_229,Inside_230_363,TMhelix_364_386,Outside_387_395,TMhelix_396_418,Inside_419_688,TMhelix_689_708,Outside_709_711,TMhelix_712_731,Inside_732_758) produces MSCCGSGAELALLAAPDPRAADAEVLLSSRLIGGGLRQTDLSVPTIHCGGCIRTIEQAIGALEGVTWARVNLSTRRVTIKWRADGAPPPFIATLDRVGYEAHLFEVDAETKDAALSELIRALAVSGFAASNIMLLSVSVWSGAEPATRDLFHGLSALIALPALAYSGRIFFRSAWRSLRHGRTNMDVPISLGVLLAFGMSLYETATHGPHAYFDAAISLLFFLLIGRTLDHMMRERARLAVKGLARLAARGALVLQDDGTQLYLPVGEITLGMSIMLAAGERVPVDARVTKGLSELDVSLVTGESVPQPARPGSMLRAGTLNLTGPLTIVATAAAGDSFLAEMLRMMEAAEQGRSVYRRIADRAAALYAPVVHLTAALTLLGWLIATGDVHRAVTIAIAVLIVTCPCALGLAVPMVQVVAARRLFEKGIMVKDGGALERLAEIDVVVFDKTGTLTLGNPRVVDADCIDPAMLALAGAIAVHSRHPYSRALAATAPVAQLRLALDAVSEHPGCGMEARVGTVVYRLGQPEWALAEDNRSVVGDASVVLSQDGRRLADFRFEDRLRAGATQAVTELKRGGFDIDIVSGDRERPVHLLAAELGVPYFAGVLPGGKAAHVAALARAGRKVLMVGDGLNDTPALMAAHASMAPASAADVGRNAADLVFLRENLSAVPQAIAVAREAGRLVRQNLALAIAYNVVAVPVAIMGYVTPLIAAVAMSGSSIVVVANALRLRGRGGLGTRRAKEAANRPASTMLEAAE; encoded by the coding sequence ATGAGTTGCTGCGGCTCAGGGGCAGAACTGGCACTGCTGGCGGCGCCTGATCCGCGCGCCGCCGACGCCGAAGTGCTGCTCTCCAGCCGCCTGATCGGCGGCGGGTTGCGGCAGACCGATCTGTCGGTGCCGACGATCCATTGCGGCGGCTGCATCCGCACCATCGAGCAGGCGATCGGCGCGCTTGAGGGCGTCACCTGGGCGCGGGTGAATCTGTCCACTAGGCGCGTCACCATCAAATGGCGCGCCGACGGCGCCCCGCCGCCGTTCATCGCCACGCTGGATCGCGTCGGCTACGAGGCGCATCTGTTCGAGGTCGATGCCGAGACCAAGGATGCCGCGCTCTCCGAATTGATCCGCGCGCTGGCGGTGTCCGGCTTCGCCGCCAGCAATATCATGCTGCTGTCGGTATCGGTGTGGTCCGGCGCCGAACCCGCGACGCGCGATCTGTTTCACGGATTGTCCGCCTTGATCGCGCTGCCGGCGCTGGCCTATTCCGGCCGCATCTTCTTCCGCTCGGCATGGCGCAGCCTGCGCCATGGCCGCACAAATATGGATGTGCCGATCTCGCTCGGCGTGCTGCTCGCCTTCGGCATGAGCCTGTACGAGACCGCGACCCATGGCCCGCATGCCTATTTCGACGCGGCGATTTCGCTGCTGTTCTTCCTGCTGATCGGCCGCACGCTCGACCACATGATGCGGGAGCGTGCCCGCCTCGCGGTGAAGGGCCTTGCGCGCCTCGCCGCGCGAGGCGCGCTGGTGCTGCAGGATGACGGCACCCAGCTCTACCTGCCAGTCGGCGAGATCACGTTGGGGATGTCGATCATGCTCGCCGCCGGCGAACGCGTCCCGGTGGATGCGCGGGTGACGAAAGGCCTGTCCGAACTCGATGTCTCCCTCGTCACCGGCGAAAGCGTGCCGCAGCCGGCCCGGCCCGGTTCGATGCTGCGCGCGGGAACGCTGAACCTCACGGGGCCGCTGACCATCGTCGCCACCGCGGCGGCTGGCGATTCATTTCTGGCCGAGATGCTGCGGATGATGGAGGCGGCCGAGCAGGGCCGCTCGGTGTATCGGCGGATCGCCGACCGCGCCGCCGCGCTCTATGCGCCGGTGGTGCATCTCACCGCGGCGCTGACGCTGCTCGGCTGGTTGATCGCTACCGGCGACGTGCACCGCGCCGTCACCATTGCGATTGCGGTGCTGATCGTCACCTGTCCCTGCGCGCTCGGCCTCGCGGTACCGATGGTGCAGGTGGTCGCCGCGCGTCGGCTGTTCGAAAAAGGCATCATGGTGAAGGACGGCGGTGCGCTGGAGCGCCTCGCCGAGATCGACGTGGTGGTGTTCGACAAGACGGGAACGCTGACGCTGGGCAATCCGCGCGTCGTCGATGCCGACTGCATCGATCCGGCGATGCTGGCGCTGGCCGGCGCGATCGCCGTGCATTCCCGGCATCCCTATTCGCGGGCGCTGGCTGCAACTGCGCCAGTAGCGCAACTGCGCTTGGCGCTCGACGCGGTATCCGAACATCCGGGATGCGGGATGGAAGCGCGTGTTGGTACTGTCGTCTATCGACTGGGACAGCCGGAATGGGCACTGGCTGAAGACAACCGTTCGGTAGTTGGCGATGCTTCCGTGGTATTGTCGCAGGATGGCCGACGCCTCGCCGACTTTCGTTTTGAAGATCGTCTGCGCGCTGGCGCGACCCAGGCCGTTACGGAGTTGAAGCGCGGCGGTTTTGATATCGACATTGTTTCCGGCGATCGCGAGCGACCGGTCCATCTGCTCGCGGCAGAACTGGGCGTGCCGTATTTCGCCGGCGTGTTGCCGGGCGGCAAGGCCGCGCATGTCGCGGCGTTGGCGCGCGCAGGCCGCAAGGTGCTGATGGTCGGCGACGGCCTCAACGATACACCGGCACTGATGGCCGCGCACGCCTCAATGGCGCCAGCCTCCGCCGCCGATGTCGGCCGCAACGCCGCCGACTTGGTGTTCCTGCGCGAAAACCTTTCGGCGGTACCGCAGGCAATTGCGGTGGCGCGCGAGGCCGGCCGTCTGGTCCGGCAAAATCTCGCATTGGCGATTGCCTACAACGTCGTCGCGGTGCCGGTGGCGATCATGGGCTATGTGACGCCGCTGATCGCCGCGGTGGCGATGTCCGGTTCGTCCATCGTCGTCGTCGCCAACGCGCTGCGGCTGCGTGGCCGCGGCGGGCTCGGGACGCGCCGCGCGAAGGAAGCAGCCAATCGACCCGCCTCCACGATGCTGGAGGCCGCCGAATGA